One Mercurialis annua linkage group LG3, ddMerAnnu1.2, whole genome shotgun sequence DNA window includes the following coding sequences:
- the LOC126674629 gene encoding adenine/guanine permease AZG2-like has product METGLYSKFSSSCRKMEQGLNSAVSNTKIGKYFKLEARNTCFTKELRAGTTTFLTMAYVITVNATILADSGGTCTMADCSAPANQTASPDCMLKPNEGYQNCVKKIESDLIVATSLSAMVGSFAMGILANLPVGVAPATGASAFLSYNFVGFHGSGFMSYGTAMAVVLIEGCVFLALSALGLREKLARLIPNPVRLACAAGLGIFIAFIGLLIHQGVGLIGPDPSTLLTLTACSDTNPVTGECIAGKMHSPKFWLGSIGFLITCYGLMWNVSGSMIYGMLFVTLISWIRGTSVTYFPKTPQGEKNYKYFKKVVDFHKIKSTFGAISFTNFNNKNVWIGLATLLYVDVLITSGTLYSIAEIGGFVDPEGNFEGQYLAFMVDSGSTIVGSALGVGLSTTYLESSAGLREGGRTGLTAVIIGLYFFLSIFFTPLLTSVPPWAIGPSLVIVGISLMKVVKNINWGDMKEAAPAFMTMILMPLTYSIPNGIIGGIGLYVALSLFDYIIRLKMWFINRKKSGHEQNQVSV; this is encoded by the coding sequence ATGGAGACTGGATTATACTCAAAATTTTCATCTTCATGCAGAAAAATGGAGCAAGGCCTCAATTCTGCAGTTTCAAACACTAAAATTGGCAAATATTTCAAGCTAGAAGCAAGAAACACTTGTTTCACTAAAGAACTACGTGCCGGCACAACCACATTTCTCACTATGGCGTACGTGATCACCGTAAACGCCACCATTTTAGCGGATTCCGGCGGCACATGCACCATGGCTGACTGTTCAGCTCCGGCTAACCAAACGGCTAGCCCGGACTGCATGCTTAAACCCAACGAAGGGTATCAGAATTGTGTCAAGAAAATAGAGAGTGATCTTATAGTGGCTACTTCTTTATCAGCCATGGTGGGGTCATTTGCTATGGGTATTTTGGCCAATTTGCCTGTGGGTGTGGCTCCGGCGACCGGGGCGAGTGCTTTTTTGTCTTATAATTTTGTGGGCTTTCATGGATCTGGGTTCATGTCATATGGGACCGCCATGGCAGTGGTCCTAATTGAAGGCTGTGTCTTCTTGGCACTATCAGCTCTGGGCTTAAGAGAAAAGCTAGCCCGTCTCATACCGAACCCGGTCCGGCTCGCTTGCGCCGCGGGCCTTGGGATTTTCATTGCGTTCATCGGTTTGCTGATCCATCAAGGCGTCGGGCTTATCGGGCCTGACCCGTCAACATTGTTGACCCTCACGGCCTGCTCGGACACAAATCCGGTGACCGGAGAATGCATTGCGGGAAAAATGCACAGCCCAAAATTCTGGCTAGGCTCAATTGGGTTTCTAATAACATGTTATGGGCTAATGTGGAATGTTAGTGGGAGTATGATATATGGCATGTTATTTGTCACACTAATTTCATGGATTAGGGGCACTTCCGTAACTTACTTTCCTAAAACCCCTCAAGGTgagaaaaattacaaatatttcaaaaaagtgGTTGATTTTCACAAAATCAAATCCACATTTGGTGCAATTAGTTTCACtaatttcaacaacaaaaatgtttggataggaTTAGCAACTTTATTATATGTTGATGTACTAATTACATCAGGCACATTATACAGCATAGCAGAAATTGGAGGATTTGTGGATCCAGAAGGTAATTTTGAAGGGCAATATTTAGCATTTATGGTAGATTCAGGGTCTACAATTGTAGGATCAGCATTAGGAGTTGGGCTAAGTACAACTTATTTAGAATCATCAGCTGGGCTTAGAGAAGGAGGTAGAACTGGGCTAACTGCAGTAATTATTGggctttattttttcttatcaATCTTTTTTACACCATTGTTGACAAGTGTGCCTCCATGGGCCATTGGGCCTTCATTAGTAATAGTTGGGATTAGTTTGATGAAAGTGGTGAAGAATATAAATTGGGGAGATATGAAAGAGGCAGCTCCTGCTTTTATGACAATGATCCTTATGCCCTTAACTTACTCTATACCAAATGGGATTATTGGGGGCATTGGGCTTTATGTGGCCCTTAGCTTGTTTGATTACATTATAAGGTTGAAAATGTGGTTTATCAATAGGAAAAAATCAGGGCATGAACAAAATCAAGTGTCTGTGTAG
- the LOC126673307 gene encoding GDSL esterase/lipase At3g48460-like produces the protein MAAIFTSSCFQILLIATIILSSSIFAHATGPFNKIYAFGDSFTDTGNTRTLAKDLGGFSHVSNPPYGSTFFHHPTNRFSDGRLVIDFIAEKFLLPFLPPYLYLKGNAAIGVNFAVGGCTAISHDFFVKNNMTLNVVPQSIGTQIGWFNQILAKQGCKGSVNSSPACKAALENSLIWFGEIGVNDYAYSALSSVSKETIQKLVIGAVTKALKEILSKGVKNVVVQGLPPTGCLPLALAMSPSNDRDEMGCEKNSNIQIKVHNTALLAELQQLRKQFPTAKIIYLDYYNAYATVLKNPGAFGFREPFKVCCGSGNPPYNFNYFATCGLPNVQACPNPAQYINWDGVHLTEAMYNVLAHMFVNGGFAQPPFSVLVGK, from the exons ATGGCTGCCATTTTTACATCCTCCTGTTTCCAAATTCTGCTCATTGCTACAATCATCCTCTCCAGTTCCATATTCGCACACGCCACGGGTCCGTTTAACAAAATTTACGCCTTCGGCGATTCATTTACGGACACCGGAAACACGAGAACTCTAGCGAAAGACCTCGGCGGTTTCAGCCACGTTTCGAATCCTCCATATGGCAGCACATTTTTTCACCACCCGACGAATAGATTTTCGGACGGGCGGCTCGTAATCGACTTCATAGCTGAGAAATTTTTACTGCCTTTTCTGCCACCTTATTTGTACCTCAAAGGCAATGCAGCTATTGGGGTGAATTTTGCAGTTGGTGGCTGTACCGCTATTAGTCATGATTTTTTTGTGAAAAATAATATGACACTTAATGTTGTACCTCAATCTATTGGAACTCAGATCGGTTGGTTCAATCAGATTTTGGCCAAGCAGGGGTGTAAAGGTTCGGTTAATTCGAGCCCTGCTTGTAAAGCTGCTTTAGAAAATTCTTTAATTTGGTTTGGTGAAATTGGAGTTAATGATTATGCTTATTCAGCGTTGAGCTCAGTATCTAAAGAAACCATTCAGAAACTTGTGATCGGTGCCGTAACTAAGGCTCTTAAG GAAATTCTAAGCAAAGGAGTGAAAAATGTTGTAGTCCAAGGATTACCTCCGACAGGATGCTTACCATTAGCACTAGCAATGTCTCCATCAAACGACAGAGATGAAATGGGCTGTGAGAAGAAttcaaatattcaaatcaaagtTCACAACACAGCTCTGCTTGCAGAATTACAACAGCTCAGAAAGCAATTTCCTACTGCTAAAATCATCTACCTCGACTACTACAATGCCTACGCGACGGTTCTGAAAAATCCCGGAGCTTTTGGATTCAGGGAACCGTTCAAGGTATGCTGCGGATCAGGAAATCCCCCGTACAATTTTAATTACTTCGCGACATGTGGCTTACCTAATGTGCAAGCTTGTCCAAACCCTGCTCAGTACATTAATTGGGATGGAGTTCACCTCACTGAAGCAATGTATAATGTGCTTGCTCACATGTTTGTTAATGGAGGCTTTGCTCAACCACCTTTTTCGGTTCTTGTTGGGAAGTAA
- the LOC126673308 gene encoding E3 ubiquitin-protein ligase AIRP2-like isoform X1, which produces MDYYELADRFPYQDSLKVLEADIQHANVLAASIPRGKGGSCLQMKLVYNHLAPLCLLLLQWMDCSCSCLLSSYLNLFHIVVYQVCSDGKPKISSCRRKATIRDFYAVILPSLQHLHGNSLELNMTQENGHYVEMVVKKRPEDWRKVSDMDINREDECGICLEPCTKMVVPSCCHAMCINCYRDWNTRSESCPFCRGSLKRVNSSDLWVLTCNSDVVDTKTVLKEDMLRFYLFINSLPNDVPDAVFLMYYEYLI; this is translated from the exons aTGGATTACTATGAGCTTGCTGATAGATTCCCTTACCAAGACTCTCTTAAGGTTCTTGAGGCTGATATACAACATGCCAATGTTTT GGCAGCTTCGATACCGAGAGGTAAGGGTGGATCATGTCTTCAAATGAAGCTGGTTTACAATCACTTGGCGCCTTTATGTTTGTTGTTGCTACAATGGATGGATTGTTCGTGTAGCTGTTTACTTTCGAGTTATTTAAACCTTTTTCATATAGTTGTATATCAG GTATGTTCAGACGGGAAGCCAAAGATTTCATCGTGCAGAAGGAAAGCTACAATTAGGGACTTCTATG CTGTTATATTACCATCACTTCAACATCTTCATGGCAATTCATTGGAGTTGAACATGACTCAAGAAAATGGTCATTATGTGGAGATGGTTGTTAAAAAAAGACCAGAGGATTGGAGGAAAGTTTCAGATATGGACATAAACAGGGAAGATGAATGTGGAATCTGTTTGGAGCCCTGCACAAAAATGGTTGTGCCAAGTTGCTGCCATGCTATGTGCATCAACTGCTACCGTGACTG GAATACGAGATCCGAATCGTGCCCATTTTGTAGGGGAAGTCTGAAAAGAGTAAACTCGAGTGATTTGTGGGTTCTCACATGCAACAGCGACGTGGTTGACACTAAAACTGTGTTAAAAGAGGATATGTTGCGATTCTACCTTTTCATTAACAGCTTGCCTAATGATGTCCCTGATGCTGTGTTCTTGATGTATTACGAGTACCTAATCTAA
- the LOC126673308 gene encoding E3 ubiquitin-protein ligase AIRP2-like isoform X2, with protein MSLLIDSLTKTLLRFLRLIYNMPMFSSIPRGKGGSCLQMKLVYNHLAPLCLLLLQWMDCSCSCLLSSYLNLFHIVVYQVCSDGKPKISSCRRKATIRDFYAVILPSLQHLHGNSLELNMTQENGHYVEMVVKKRPEDWRKVSDMDINREDECGICLEPCTKMVVPSCCHAMCINCYRDWNTRSESCPFCRGSLKRVNSSDLWVLTCNSDVVDTKTVLKEDMLRFYLFINSLPNDVPDAVFLMYYEYLI; from the exons ATGAGCTTGCTGATAGATTCCCTTACCAAGACTCTCTTAAGGTTCTTGAGGCTGATATACAACATGCCAATGTTTT CTTCGATACCGAGAGGTAAGGGTGGATCATGTCTTCAAATGAAGCTGGTTTACAATCACTTGGCGCCTTTATGTTTGTTGTTGCTACAATGGATGGATTGTTCGTGTAGCTGTTTACTTTCGAGTTATTTAAACCTTTTTCATATAGTTGTATATCAG GTATGTTCAGACGGGAAGCCAAAGATTTCATCGTGCAGAAGGAAAGCTACAATTAGGGACTTCTATG CTGTTATATTACCATCACTTCAACATCTTCATGGCAATTCATTGGAGTTGAACATGACTCAAGAAAATGGTCATTATGTGGAGATGGTTGTTAAAAAAAGACCAGAGGATTGGAGGAAAGTTTCAGATATGGACATAAACAGGGAAGATGAATGTGGAATCTGTTTGGAGCCCTGCACAAAAATGGTTGTGCCAAGTTGCTGCCATGCTATGTGCATCAACTGCTACCGTGACTG GAATACGAGATCCGAATCGTGCCCATTTTGTAGGGGAAGTCTGAAAAGAGTAAACTCGAGTGATTTGTGGGTTCTCACATGCAACAGCGACGTGGTTGACACTAAAACTGTGTTAAAAGAGGATATGTTGCGATTCTACCTTTTCATTAACAGCTTGCCTAATGATGTCCCTGATGCTGTGTTCTTGATGTATTACGAGTACCTAATCTAA
- the LOC126673306 gene encoding GDSL esterase/lipase At3g48460-like, which yields MADSFTHFSLQILLICITLFFTFSTFASATDTKSRPFKKIYAFGDSFTDTGNTRSTTGPNGFGHVSNLPYGSTFFHRSTNRYSDGRLMIDFVAETLSLPFLPPYRGLKGNPSNGVNFAVAGSTAINHAFFVKNNLSFDVTPQSIQTQIIWFNEYLQKQGCKGSASSSPQCRAAFEDALIWVGEIGVNDYAYITGSSVSSDTIRKLAISSVTGFLQALLSKGVKYVVVQGLPPTGCLTMAMTLAPEDDRDEMGCVKSVNNQTRTHNAVYQAKLRDLSRQFPNATIAYLDYWNAYRKIVTNPAAYGFKEPFKACCGSGDPPYNFAVFATCGTTSATACPNPAQYINWDGVHLTEAMYKVLTGMFLNGTYSKPPFQNLLAKKQHEG from the exons ATGGCAGATTCTTTCACACACTTTTCTTTACAAATTCTGCTTATATGCATCACACTCTTCTTCACTTTTTCGACGTTTGCTTCTGCAACCGATACGAAATCACGCCCCTTCAAGAAGATCTACGCTTTCGGTGATTCATTCACCGACACTGGCAACACTAGATCTACCACAGGTCCTAATGGTTTTGGCCATGTCTCCAACCTTCCATATGGCAGCACCTTCTTTCACCGCTCTACTAACCGATACTCGGACGGACGACTCATGATTGATTTTGTAGCCGAGACACTTTCATTACCGTTCTTGCCTCCGTATCGTGGCCTCAAGGGCAATCCGAGTAATGGTGTGAACTTTGCTGTTGCTGGCTCAACAGCTATAAATCATGCATTCTTTGTGAAGAACAACCTTTCATTTGATGTTACTCCTCAGTCTATTCAAACTCAGATCATTTGGTTTAATGAGTACTTACAGAAGCAAGGGTGTAAAGGGTCAGCGTCATCAAGCCCACAGTGCAGAGCAGCGTTTGAAGATGCACTGATCTGGGTTGGCGAAATCGGAGTTAACGATTACGCGTATATTACTGGCTCATCTGTATCTAGTGATACTATTAGAAAACTTGCAATTAGCAGTGTCACCGGGTTTCTACAG GCATTGCTGAGCAAAGGTGTGAAATACGTAGTCGTACAAGGCCTACCTCCGACAGGATGCTTGACGATGGCTATGACATTGGCTCCGgaagacgacagagacgaaatGGGCTGTGTGAAGAGTGTGAACAATCAAACCAGGACCCATAACGCCGTCTATCAAGCCAAACTGAGAGATCTCAGTAGGCAGTTTCCGAATGCCACAATTGCATACCTTGATTACTGGAACGCCTACCGCAAAATCGTGACCAATCCGGCAGCTTATGGATTCAAGGAGCCGTTCAAGGCATGCTGCGGATCAGGTGATCCACCTTATAACTTTGCTGTTTTTGCTACATGTGGAACAACTTCTGCAACTGCTTGTCCAAACCCAGCTCAGTACATCAATTGGGATGGAGTTCATCTTACTGAAGCCATGTACAAGGTACTAACCGGCATGTTTTTGAATGGAACTTACAGTAAACCTCCGTTTCAAAACTTGCTTGCCAAGAAACAGCATGAAGGATAA